GACCTCCTCCCCGCCGCCGTGGATGGGCGCTCTGCACCCGGAGACGCTGCCGCGCGCGGAGGACGGCTCGGTCGTCTGGTACGGCTCGCGCCAGCATTTCTGCGCGAGTTCACCGGTGTACCGCCGGTACGCCGCGGCTCTCACAGAGGACCTGGCGGCCCGGTACGCCGGCCACCCGGCGCTGACCATGTGGCACATCAACAACGAGTACTGCACGCACTGCTACTGCGACGAGACGGCGGCGCACTTCCGCCGCTGGCTCGCCGACCGGTACGGCACCCTCGAAGCGGTCAACGAGGCCTGGGGGACGGCTTTCTGGAGCCAGCGGTACGACACCTGGGCGGAGATCCTGCCGCCCCGCAAGGCCCAGTACACGCGCAACCCCACGCAGGTACTCGACTTCAAGCGGTTCACCTCCGACGCCCTGATGGAGTGCTACACCGCCGAGCGCGACATCGTGCGCCGCTACTCCCCCGCCCTCCCGGTGACGTCCAACTTCATGCCGTTGTGGTCGGGGCAGGACGCCTGGGCGTGGGCCGGCCAGGAGGACGTCGTCTCGGTGGACGTCTACCCGGACCCGGCGGACCCGGGAGCGGGGCAGTACAACGCGATGCTCGCCGACATGACGCGCTCGCAGGCCCGGGGACCGTGGATGCTGATGGAGCAGGCCGCGAGCGCGGTCAACTGGCGCCCGGTGAACCACCCGAAGCCCCGAGGGCTCAACCGGCTCTGGTCCCTCCAGTCGGTGGCCCGGGGAGCGGACGCCGTCTGCTACTTCCAGTGGCGCCAGTCCCGGCAGGGCTCGGAGAAGTTCCACTCCGGGATGGTGTCGCACGCGGGTCCCGATGGACGCGCCTTCGGGGAGATCACCCGCATCGGCGCCGAACTGGCCACCCTCGCACCGGAGGTGAGCGGCGCACACGCCCTGGCCGACGTCGCGGTGCTGCACGACTGGGACGCCTGGTGGGGCAGTGCGCAGGAGGGCCGCCCCTCCGCGCACCTGGACTACCCGGAGCTCGTACAAGCCTGGCACCGGGCCCTCTGGGAGAACGGCACCGCGACCGATTTCGCCCGCCCCGAGGCCGACTTGAGCGGCTACCGGATGGTCGTGGTGCCGCAGCTCTATCTCC
The DNA window shown above is from Streptomyces sp. NBC_00247 and carries:
- a CDS encoding beta-galactosidase, translated to MPSLRDATRGRLLFGGDYNPEQWPEEVWAEDVALMKEAGVNSVTLGVFSWAKIEPRPGAREFDWLDRLLGLMEENGIGVVLATPTSSPPPWMGALHPETLPRAEDGSVVWYGSRQHFCASSPVYRRYAAALTEDLAARYAGHPALTMWHINNEYCTHCYCDETAAHFRRWLADRYGTLEAVNEAWGTAFWSQRYDTWAEILPPRKAQYTRNPTQVLDFKRFTSDALMECYTAERDIVRRYSPALPVTSNFMPLWSGQDAWAWAGQEDVVSVDVYPDPADPGAGQYNAMLADMTRSQARGPWMLMEQAASAVNWRPVNHPKPRGLNRLWSLQSVARGADAVCYFQWRQSRQGSEKFHSGMVSHAGPDGRAFGEITRIGAELATLAPEVSGAHALADVAVLHDWDAWWGSAQEGRPSAHLDYPELVQAWHRALWENGTATDFARPEADLSGYRMVVVPQLYLLSDAAVDNLVAYVAGGGTLVSGFFTGVADVDDRIRPGGMDARLRALFSIRTLHEWWPVEPEAGVDCDGFRGLLWSEELEADGTGETVAAYRGGELDGLPAVLRKGGAWYVSTLPEPAALRELLGRVAGEAGVRPVVAGLPEGVEAVRRGELLFLFHHGRGEVTVELPGSHVDVLSGARTDGTVELGRYGVAALKPVGAA